CCGATCCGCCACGGCAACTCGGGCAACAGCACCAGTGCCAGACTCCATAGTCCCAGGGCGTGCAGCCACGGCGTCATTCCGGGCAGCAACGTTGCCTCTCTCCGGTCCCGCAGCCACAACGTGTGGTAGTACACCAGCCACAATGCCGGCCAGCCCCACAGAGCCCCATGCGCCAGCGGATGCGACAGGGTCAACAACGCCAGGCCGGCAATGGCGACAAAACCCGCGCCCAGCAAAGGCGCGACGCGAACGCTGGTTTCCCAGGCCAGCCACCGTCCGGCCCAGGTCAGCAGTAGCATGATCAGGGTTGGCACCAGCAGTAACCAGCCCGCCTCGCTATGGAAGGGAGCGTACTCGCCCGCTTCCGCGCCACCGGCAAACAAAGCCCAGAACACCGCCCACGCCAACAGGATCCGGGCGCCCCCTCGTTCGTAGGAGGCCCGCGCCGCGCCCAGCCGGGACAGGAACACGCCGCTCGCATATCCGGCCACCGCCAATCCGAACGCCGCCATGAAGATCCCGTTGAAGAACGGCATGGTCGGTTGCAGGTAATCCGGCATGGCGATCATCAGCTGTCCGGCCGCCAGCACTTGCAACAGGACCCCGAAAGCCCGCGCCAGCTTTCGCTTCTGGCGCACCCCGAGCCACAACAGCCCGGCGCCCTCCACGGCCCAGATCGCCGCGGTGGCACTTCCGGACAGCGCCAGGGGCACCGTCAAACTGCCGAATATCACCCCCAGAGCCGCAAAGGCCTCGGCCAGCAGGCGCCATTCCGATCGGCGCCGATAAAACAGAATCAGTGCCAGCCCCAGGTAAAACAGCGCGAAGGCCAAGGCGCTCCAGGCCAAGGCGTAGGGCAGATGCGAGACCAGGGAAGCGTGCAGACCGAAAGTGACCACCGGCAACCCGAACACCAGCGTCCCCGAGACATACCCCAGATCGGCCTTCGCCTGGCGCCGGGCAAACAACAGGGACACCGCCATATACATCAGGAAGAAAAGCCCCAGAAACAGATCCGTACTGATCAGATGCTCCGGCGAATAGCCCCCTCCACGCCACAGAGCACTGATGCCGAACGTGAACAGAAAACCAACCAGATTGAGCTGACGCCAGGCCCGGAACCAGGCCACCAGAAAGACGCCCAGATTGAGCACGGTGTAATAGCTGAACAACGAGATATGGCTGCCTGCGCCACTGGATGTCAGCAACGGCGCCAGGAAACCGCCGGCGAAGCCGATCACCGCCAGGATCAGCGCATTCTGTGCCACCGCCAGCATCGCCGCGGCCAACGCCACCACCACCATCAGTGAAAACGCGAGCCCGGAGGGGATCACAGCGAACAGGCGGAAAGCGGCGTACAGGGTCAGATACAGTATCGCCACGCCTCCGCCCTGCAGAATCAGCGCATAGCCAACATGCCGGATGCGCAGCCGCCAACCCAACCCCAGTAACGCCATCCCCAGCAACGCCACCGCCGCCAACCGGACCTCCAGCGGAAACAGGCCACTCTCCGCGGCGTACTTGGCCAGCAACGCGGCGCCGATGAACAGCACCAGAACGCCCACGCGGGCAATGGTATTGCCGCCTTTCAGCCAGGCACCGATACGCTGGAAGCCCCGTGAAAACAGGGACGGCGCCGGCGGGGCAAGCGGCCTCCCGGGCGGCTGCTCCGGTTGCGGCTGCGTTGATGGTTGCGACGGTGGTGGTGGCGATTCCGGCGGGCGAGCTAGTGGCGGCTCCACGGAAGCCGGCTCCGGCGGCTGCGAAGCGACGTGAGGCGAAGGCACCCTGTCAGCCGACGCCAGCAATGTCCGGATCCGCTGTTCGCTGGCCGTCACCCGGTCCCGGATCAGCACCAGCAGCACAATGGCGAATCCGGTCAGTGCTCCCAAGGTACCTAACACCGCGCACAAGATGCCCGCCGCTATCCAGGAACCACTCAGGGCCCCCAGCAGCATCGCCACGAAAGCCATCACGGCACCGCCCGCCAGCGCTCCGGCCAGTGCCATGAACGTCATCGAAGCCAACGGCCAGGGGGGTACACGGTTCGGGCTCATGGCATCCTCATCCTTTGTGGTCATTCCATTTCCGCCCTTCGGGCCTCTCACCCTGTCTCTTCAGGTGTTACGGGAATTGTTGCCCACATTCGTCCAGGATGTCACCGACCAGGTCCTCCACGGTCACGCCTTCGCCTTCTTCGGTCAGATCTTCGGGATCGGCGGGCAATTCATAAACCCGGCGGACCATCTTCTCGAACAGCTTCTTCTCTGCCGGCGTTTCCGTATTCTCTGTATCCAGCTCCGCCAACACCCGTTCCAGCGGCTGGCCGTCCTCGTAGCGTAGCGAAGCAATAATAAAGAAACTCATTTCCAGCCGGTCACAAACTGGCCATTCACCTCCCCAAGGAGGTGGCTGGGTGGCCTGAACTGGAGAGCTCAAAAGCGCTATTACCGAGAAAAGCAGCCGTATTCTTCCCATCACATCCTTGCTCCCTGGTTCTCAGTTCCGTATATCAGGCCCATCGTACCTGACCGGGCCGGATCCCGTCGGCATGAAAGGTCAATCTTTATCTCACTCTTCCCATTGACTGCTCGGCAAACGTTGCAAGTGAATATGCCCGCACAGACGGATCGTGGGCCGGATCAAGAACTGGAAGCTACCCACCACGAACAACCACGCTGCCGGTGTTTCCATGCTGGGATATAGAAAAAAGATACTGCCCAGTAGAAACCAAATGGCGATAAGGAAATCATTGGCGATACTGAGCGTTTCATAACGACGGCGGATCACCAACTCCTCATGCCCAAGATGTACGGTGAGAGGGTTATCGACACGGCTTTTATACATGATCAACTCCATGGCATAGCCCGGTGATATAAGATTCATTGATATAAATCAAACCACCCTTGTTGGATTCAAAAGACACTTCTGTTTCATCCTCACGGGAGACGAGCATGGCAACGAACACTGGTTGGCACCGTACCCTCAAAGGGGTGCACTGGCTGGTAGCCATTCTTCTGGTGATGGTGTGGGCCTCCGTGGAGTTACACGAGTTTGTGGAAAAGGGCAACCCATGGCGCGACCGCTGGGTGATGCTGCATGTTTCCTTTGGTGCCACCGTGCTGATCCTGATGCTTTTCCGACTGTACCTGCGAGTTCATCATTCCACACCACCGTTTATTGGTGCGCCTTGGCAGCACCGGCTGTCTCAACTGGTACATCTTGGGCTCTATCTATCCGTGATCGCCATGCCCATATTGGGCTTTCTGATGCGTCAATTCGCTGACAAACCCACCGTGATTTTCGGACTTGGCCCCTTGCCGCAACTACTGACACCCAATGCGGGAATAGCCGAAACCCTGGCCTGGTTGCACAAGGACCTGCTGTGGTATGTGCTTTTAACGCTGGTGGCCATCCATGTGGCCGGCGCCCTTTGGCATCATTTCATCGACCATGACGACACCTTGCGGCGAATGGCCTCACCGCGCTGGTGAAGGATCAGCCTGTTACAAAGGCGACAATCAGCAACAACGGCAACAGTAGCGGAGTCAACGCCCACCAGGACGGCCAGCGCCATAGCCACACGGCACAACCCAGAAACATCAGTGATGTCGGCAACCAGATGATGACGCCCAGCATGCGCCAGGCCAGACAGTCGGAACGAGAGGGACAATCCTCCATTGTCATCATCCCCAATACAATCAACCCCAACCCCAGCAGGCCCAGGGCGGCCAATAACACCACTGTCATTATGCGGATCCAGTATCCCACAGCACTCCTCCCTGACTTTTTTTGTCACTTTGCACAATATTGTGCCTGCGTTCACGTCTCTCGATAACGCCCAGAGGCCATGATTAAAGACGCCGGGGAATGGCACGCCCCCTGCTTGGTCAACGACACGTTACTTTTCGGCTACCGCGGACGACAGAACACCATGATGACACTTGGCGACCCTCTTCCCGGCTTTGCCGCGCTGGCACGGGACTACAAGCGACTGGGCAGTGAACTGACCGTGGCCCTGGCGGATCTGGCCACCCCTCGCCCTCAGCCTCCGGCGGACAGGCTGCCGCTCCATGAAGAATGTCTGCATGTGGTACGTGGCGGCATGGTGGTGGCCCGTCACGGCGAAAGCCCCCTGTTCCTGTGTGATGAAGGGGATGTGCTGCCACAGGATACGGAACTGAGCTACAAGGCGGACAGCGCCGTTCTGCTGGCAGCCTACCCCTGGAAGACGGTGCTTCAGAGGTTGCGAAAAGAACCCCATCTCGCGGCTTTATGGGAGCGCCTACGGAATCTGAGGGAGCGCTTGTTGCTGCACATGCTGGCGGCCAGGGCCGGTGAGGATCATCACGCTCACTCCGCCTTCGTCTACTTTCAACCCGGAGAGGTGCTGATCCGTCAGGGGGAGCATGCCACTGACGTCTATCACTTATTCGAAGGCGAAGCGGATGTGCTGGTGGATGATGTGGCCGTAGGTCAGGTCGGCGAGGGCGAGGTGCTGGGCGCCATCGCGGTGCTTACCGGCGCCTCACGCAGCGCCACGGTACGGGCGCGCACCCGCTGTTCCGCGGTGCGGGTGCCCGGCAGCCAGTTCCATCAACTGATCCGGGCCCATCCCACCCTGATTCAAAGGCTGATGACCGACATGGCGCGGCAAATCACCCGGCTCAATCATCGTGTGGTGGCCCTATCCGGCTGACTCGGAACGATCGCTTTCGCTGGCCGCCTCTCCGGGTTCCAGCCATTGCGACAGTACGGCGTGCAGTTGCGGCGGCTGCAGAGGTTTACGCAACACCAGATAGCCGTCCCGTTCCGCCTGCTCCAGTACAGGGGAGTGAAATTCACCGCTGACCATGGCGCCGCCGGATTCCGGGCATGCCTCCAGCAATGCCTGGAAAACTTCGAAACCGCTTTCTCCGGAGCGCAACCTTTGGTCGCAAAGAATCGCCTGCGGTTGAAACCCTCCCCGCAACAGCTCATGCGCCTCGGCACCGGAAGCGACACAGCGGACCTCCACGCCCCAGGCCTCCATCAGGCTCTGCCAGGCTTTGGTCACCAGAGGATCGTCGTCGATAACCAGGCAACTCCCGCTCAGCGGCACGAGCCGGGTCAACGACAAGCGCATGGCATTACCCGATACCGTATGACCGGTTTTCAGTTGCTTTATGGCCGGCAACGACAACCAGAATCGGGATCCGCGCCCCTCCACGGAGTTCAGACCATAGCCAGCGCCCATTATTTTGGCACTGCGCGCCACCATCGCCAGTCCGAGGCCATGGCCGGCGCTGTCGATTCCCCAGGAATAGGCATTGCGATAGAACTGGGTGTAAATACTCTTTTGTTCCTCCAGCGCCACACCGATTCCGGTATCCCATACTTCCAGCAGCCAGTTCCCCTGACGGTGGCGTACCGACAGCAACACACCGCCTTGGGGGGTATAACGCAGAGCATTGTGAGTGAGATTGATCAAACAGCGGCGAATCAGACTGGCGTCGCCCAGCACCACCGCCTCTTTTCGGGCAATGCGGATACGCAGATCCAGGCCACGGCTGTTGGCTTCCTCGCGAAACGTGGTCGCCACATCCTCGACGATGGCGTCCAACAACACCGGCGTGCGTTGCGCGGTCACCGCGCCGGTTTCCATCTTGGAAAGGTCCAGCAGCGAGTTGAACATCAGATCCACCGAACGCACGCTCTGTTGCAAATCCCGGATCGGATCCTTGAGCGTTTCATCGCGATTGCGATGCGCGATGGCCTGAATCAGAAAGCCCATGGCATGCACCGGCTGGCGCAGATCATGACTGGCGGTGGTAAGAAACCGGTTCTTGTCCTGCAGGGCCTGCTCCGCTTCTTCTTTGGCGTCGCGGAAACGCTTCGCCAAAGCAGCACTGTCTTCTTCCAGTTTGATCTGTTGCACGAAGAAACGGTGGGAGGTCACGCCATGACGATACATGGCGATACCGAACAGCACCGCCATCGGCAACACGAAATGCCAATGCTCGGGAACCGTCCAGGGCATCATTAAAACCACCGGTACCCAGCAACACAGGAAAAAGCGCAGGAACACGCCCCACACCGGCGTCTGATGCGTTGCGTTGGCGGCGATGGTGCCGGCGAAGGTGATGTGCAATACGGCGGCAAATTCAAAAGTCACCTTGCCCGCCGTCAGCAACACCACCAAAGCCAGCCCGAAGCCATGCAGAACAGCGATGCGCTTGACCACCGGCAGCCATTTTTCAAGCACCTTCTCACTATCAAGGGATGCTCTGTCCGCCAGGTAACGCCGACGCAGAACGAACAACGTCCAGACGCCCAGCAAGTACACGGCCAGCTCCACAAGCAGCCAGGAAATATCCTGCCCGAGAAGATAGAACCAGACGATGAAGGCCATGCCCGCGAACGGCGTTACCGAGGCGCTGTAAAACAGCCTGACACGAGTGATATCCAATAACCGGGCGCGCCCGTCAGCACTCAAATCGGTCATGGACGGTGTCACCACATTCCCTCTGGCAGGCGGGGTGTTCATAGCCGCAGACGTCGCCCATGCAGTAACGCGATCGCTTCCAC
This sequence is a window from Alloalcanivorax dieselolei B5. Protein-coding genes within it:
- a CDS encoding YrhK family protein, translated to MYKSRVDNPLTVHLGHEELVIRRRYETLSIANDFLIAIWFLLGSIFFLYPSMETPAAWLFVVGSFQFLIRPTIRLCGHIHLQRLPSSQWEE
- a CDS encoding hybrid sensor histidine kinase/response regulator, coding for MTDLSADGRARLLDITRVRLFYSASVTPFAGMAFIVWFYLLGQDISWLLVELAVYLLGVWTLFVLRRRYLADRASLDSEKVLEKWLPVVKRIAVLHGFGLALVVLLTAGKVTFEFAAVLHITFAGTIAANATHQTPVWGVFLRFFLCCWVPVVLMMPWTVPEHWHFVLPMAVLFGIAMYRHGVTSHRFFVQQIKLEEDSAALAKRFRDAKEEAEQALQDKNRFLTTASHDLRQPVHAMGFLIQAIAHRNRDETLKDPIRDLQQSVRSVDLMFNSLLDLSKMETGAVTAQRTPVLLDAIVEDVATTFREEANSRGLDLRIRIARKEAVVLGDASLIRRCLINLTHNALRYTPQGGVLLSVRHRQGNWLLEVWDTGIGVALEEQKSIYTQFYRNAYSWGIDSAGHGLGLAMVARSAKIMGAGYGLNSVEGRGSRFWLSLPAIKQLKTGHTVSGNAMRLSLTRLVPLSGSCLVIDDDPLVTKAWQSLMEAWGVEVRCVASGAEAHELLRGGFQPQAILCDQRLRSGESGFEVFQALLEACPESGGAMVSGEFHSPVLEQAERDGYLVLRKPLQPPQLHAVLSQWLEPGEAASESDRSESAG
- a CDS encoding DUF2339 domain-containing protein produces the protein MTTKDEDAMSPNRVPPWPLASMTFMALAGALAGGAVMAFVAMLLGALSGSWIAAGILCAVLGTLGALTGFAIVLLVLIRDRVTASEQRIRTLLASADRVPSPHVASQPPEPASVEPPLARPPESPPPPSQPSTQPQPEQPPGRPLAPPAPSLFSRGFQRIGAWLKGGNTIARVGVLVLFIGAALLAKYAAESGLFPLEVRLAAVALLGMALLGLGWRLRIRHVGYALILQGGGVAILYLTLYAAFRLFAVIPSGLAFSLMVVVALAAAMLAVAQNALILAVIGFAGGFLAPLLTSSGAGSHISLFSYYTVLNLGVFLVAWFRAWRQLNLVGFLFTFGISALWRGGGYSPEHLISTDLFLGLFFLMYMAVSLLFARRQAKADLGYVSGTLVFGLPVVTFGLHASLVSHLPYALAWSALAFALFYLGLALILFYRRRSEWRLLAEAFAALGVIFGSLTVPLALSGSATAAIWAVEGAGLLWLGVRQKRKLARAFGVLLQVLAAGQLMIAMPDYLQPTMPFFNGIFMAAFGLAVAGYASGVFLSRLGAARASYERGGARILLAWAVFWALFAGGAEAGEYAPFHSEAGWLLLVPTLIMLLLTWAGRWLAWETSVRVAPLLGAGFVAIAGLALLTLSHPLAHGALWGWPALWLVYYHTLWLRDRREATLLPGMTPWLHALGLWSLALVLLPELPWRIGNVLDGVWPVLTWGLIPAALITLCARSPGVWPWRRHAPAYRWQGALPLAALAVGWLIWINLSHDGAPSPLPYWPLLNPLDLSVALTMMAIVGWWRETPRPYPVFAVSMLAALVFLWLSAALVRALHYGVGTPLDAAGMVHSVTVQMALSLFWALLGLAAMITATRKGWRPVWILGVALLGVVVVKLFLIDMAGTETLARIVSFLGVGLILLVVGYFSPLPPRGKESS
- a CDS encoding Crp/Fnr family transcriptional regulator, with protein sequence MMTLGDPLPGFAALARDYKRLGSELTVALADLATPRPQPPADRLPLHEECLHVVRGGMVVARHGESPLFLCDEGDVLPQDTELSYKADSAVLLAAYPWKTVLQRLRKEPHLAALWERLRNLRERLLLHMLAARAGEDHHAHSAFVYFQPGEVLIRQGEHATDVYHLFEGEADVLVDDVAVGQVGEGEVLGAIAVLTGASRSATVRARTRCSAVRVPGSQFHQLIRAHPTLIQRLMTDMARQITRLNHRVVALSG
- a CDS encoding cytochrome b produces the protein MATNTGWHRTLKGVHWLVAILLVMVWASVELHEFVEKGNPWRDRWVMLHVSFGATVLILMLFRLYLRVHHSTPPFIGAPWQHRLSQLVHLGLYLSVIAMPILGFLMRQFADKPTVIFGLGPLPQLLTPNAGIAETLAWLHKDLLWYVLLTLVAIHVAGALWHHFIDHDDTLRRMASPRW